One segment of Falco rusticolus isolate bFalRus1 chromosome 3, bFalRus1.pri, whole genome shotgun sequence DNA contains the following:
- the TMEM170B gene encoding transmembrane protein 170B, with the protein MKVEAGDNSMINLSVQQVLSLWAHGTVLRHLTEMWYWVFLWALFSSLFVHGAVGVLMFVMLQRHRQGRLISVIVVSIGFLGSVTGAMITSAAVAGIYRVAGKNMAPLEALVFGVGQTVLTLIISFSRILATL; encoded by the exons aTGAAGGTGGAAGCGGGAGACAACTCCATGATCAACCTGTCGGTGCAGCAAGTGCTGAGCCTGTGGGCTCACGGCACCGTCCTCCGCCACCTCACCG AGATGTGGTACTGGGTTTTCCTGTGGgctctcttctcctctctctttgTCCATGGTGCTGTGGGAGTATTAATGTTTGTGATGCTGCAGAGGCATAGGCAGGGGAGGCTGATCTCTGTCATTGTGGTCAGCATTGGATTTCTGGGTTCTGTAACTGGAGCAATGATAACCA GTGCTGCAGTAGCTGGAATTTACAGAGTAGCTGGAAAGAATATGGCTCCCTTAGAAGCGCTTGTCTTTGGTGTTGGACAGACAGTACTGACATTAATTATATCATTTTCAAGGATTCTTGCAACGCTTTGA